A genomic region of Erythrobacter sp. SCSIO 43205 contains the following coding sequences:
- a CDS encoding efflux RND transporter periplasmic adaptor subunit: MALLPSNVSFSRQVLPVLALVGIIGAVLYIAFGLPDRSIAEPANEPPKATGELANSARVAGAGIVEPASEIIDIGSALSGLVTDVRVVPGDRVAKGQPLFLVDARSARAQLSEANAAIQEARAAIAEARTAQQTAAQQLALYNSLSDPAAVSRSEIIRVEGEAEAAKSRLALARARLNAAQARASSVRTEIERLTVRAPITGEILAVNVRPGEFVATQGAGGAEPFIQMGETNPLHIRVDIDENEAARVKLGAPAIVSPRGAADIRVEASFVRVEPQVVPKRSLTNSAAERVDVRVLQVIYALPQDKGGDAFRVGQQIDAFIPAASASDAGATEEGEE, translated from the coding sequence ATGGCCCTTCTCCCCTCAAACGTCAGTTTCTCAAGGCAAGTCCTCCCGGTTCTCGCTCTTGTCGGCATCATCGGCGCGGTGCTTTATATCGCGTTCGGTCTGCCCGATCGCTCGATTGCGGAGCCTGCGAATGAACCGCCCAAGGCCACAGGCGAACTGGCGAACAGCGCGCGTGTGGCGGGTGCTGGCATTGTCGAACCGGCGAGCGAGATAATCGACATCGGCTCTGCGCTTTCAGGACTGGTGACCGATGTACGCGTTGTTCCGGGCGACAGGGTGGCAAAGGGCCAGCCGCTTTTCCTCGTCGATGCGCGCTCTGCCCGTGCACAATTGTCTGAGGCCAATGCCGCTATTCAGGAAGCGCGCGCAGCTATCGCAGAAGCGCGGACCGCTCAACAAACGGCCGCACAGCAGCTCGCGCTGTATAACAGCCTTTCCGATCCCGCAGCGGTCAGCCGTTCAGAGATCATCCGCGTCGAAGGTGAAGCTGAGGCCGCGAAGAGCCGCCTCGCGCTTGCCCGCGCCAGGCTCAATGCCGCTCAGGCCCGCGCCAGCAGCGTGCGCACAGAGATAGAGCGCCTGACCGTGCGCGCGCCGATCACCGGGGAAATCCTCGCGGTCAATGTGCGTCCGGGCGAATTTGTCGCGACGCAGGGGGCCGGAGGCGCTGAACCCTTCATCCAGATGGGCGAGACAAACCCGCTGCATATCCGCGTTGATATCGACGAAAACGAAGCGGCGCGTGTAAAACTTGGCGCACCTGCCATTGTCTCACCGCGCGGTGCGGCAGACATTCGGGTCGAGGCATCCTTTGTCCGGGTCGAGCCGCAAGTGGTTCCCAAACGCTCGCTCACCAATAGCGCAGCCGAACGCGTCGATGTGCGCGTGCTTCAGGTGATCTACGCCCTTCCGCAGGATAAAGGCGGCGATGCCTTCCGAGTGGGGCAACAGATCGACGCCTTCATCCCGGCTGCCAGTGCATCTGACGCCGGCGCTACCGAAGAGGGGGAGGAGTAA
- a CDS encoding efflux transporter outer membrane subunit has product MATLSTRLAAIGLAASLTACVAGPPPEVATTTPQLPEVYTLAVDAQDAASVDALLPSEDAGFVALSTTALEKAPSLLEAIARIEAARAGARRAGAERLPNIGADASVTENRINPNQFGSNNPFAQAIDTTQVSYGANITARWDADLFGQLKAQERAAIARIDAASAAASAVRLALLSEIAASVVDWRALDARTTAIESDVAAATRLAALAKTREDAGIAPGFDRVRAQAQASASRSRLAALKSERARLLGRLVTLTSMNGAEVAAALSLPTNSPDLGSAPASLPSQLLANRPDVLAAAAELAASDAELAATARARFPRLTLSGVIGLLSFSPGDFFDEDSLVRTLTAGVAAPLLDFGRIEAEIDGAAASKKVAFQAYRGAVFQALGDAEAAYGLVAAADEQAALATQERDELERAANLADDRYRAGLASFLEVLEARRAADSSGERAAVAVAAAQRARIILWQALGGDASTASNDPA; this is encoded by the coding sequence ATGGCCACTCTTTCCACCCGTCTTGCTGCGATTGGCCTTGCGGCCTCGCTAACCGCTTGCGTTGCTGGCCCTCCTCCCGAGGTCGCGACGACCACCCCACAGTTGCCGGAAGTGTATACCTTGGCGGTCGATGCGCAGGATGCCGCTTCTGTTGATGCCCTATTACCGAGTGAGGATGCGGGGTTTGTGGCTCTCTCTACCACCGCGCTTGAAAAAGCACCAAGCTTGCTCGAAGCCATCGCCCGCATCGAAGCGGCGCGCGCTGGCGCGCGGCGCGCAGGCGCTGAGCGGCTTCCCAATATCGGGGCCGACGCCAGTGTTACGGAAAACCGTATCAACCCCAATCAGTTTGGCTCAAACAACCCGTTTGCACAGGCGATTGATACCACACAGGTTTCCTACGGCGCGAACATCACCGCGCGATGGGATGCGGATCTGTTTGGGCAATTAAAGGCTCAAGAACGCGCCGCCATTGCCCGGATTGACGCAGCCTCCGCTGCCGCTTCTGCGGTGCGTCTGGCGCTGCTCTCCGAAATTGCAGCAAGCGTAGTCGATTGGCGCGCACTTGATGCACGCACCACAGCGATTGAAAGCGATGTTGCTGCCGCCACGCGCCTCGCCGCGCTGGCCAAAACGCGCGAGGATGCAGGGATTGCGCCGGGTTTCGACCGCGTTCGTGCCCAAGCGCAGGCGAGCGCATCGCGGTCCCGCCTTGCCGCCCTAAAAAGCGAGCGAGCGCGTCTATTGGGCCGGTTGGTCACGCTAACCAGCATGAATGGAGCAGAGGTCGCAGCGGCCTTGTCCCTGCCAACGAATAGCCCTGACCTTGGCTCAGCCCCGGCAAGCCTTCCGTCCCAGCTTCTCGCAAACCGGCCCGATGTTCTGGCCGCCGCTGCTGAACTTGCGGCGAGCGATGCAGAGCTTGCGGCCACGGCCCGCGCGCGCTTTCCCCGCCTCACGCTCTCTGGCGTGATCGGGCTCCTTTCATTCAGCCCCGGCGACTTCTTTGATGAGGACTCGCTTGTTCGCACTCTTACTGCTGGTGTCGCCGCCCCTCTCCTCGACTTTGGCCGCATCGAAGCGGAAATCGACGGTGCTGCGGCCAGCAAGAAAGTCGCATTTCAGGCCTATCGCGGCGCAGTGTTTCAGGCGCTTGGCGATGCAGAAGCTGCCTATGGCCTTGTCGCCGCCGCCGATGAACAAGCAGCCCTCGCCACTCAAGAACGCGACGAACTGGAACGCGCGGCAAACCTTGCCGATGATCGCTACCGCGCTGGACTTGCGAGCTTTCTCGAAGTGCTTGAGGCGCGCCGCGCCGCCGACAGCAGCGGCGAACGCGCGGCGGTCGCTGTTGCTGCTGCGCAAAGGGCGCGGATCATTTTGTGGCAGGCGCTTGGTGGCGATGCCTCCACCGCCAGCAATGATCCCGCTTAA
- a CDS encoding MaoC family dehydratase encodes MAGKFFDEWEVGERLSHEIRRTVTETDNLLFSTMTHNPQPLHLDVEAAKESGFGQILVNSTFTFSLLVGLSVGDTTLGTLVANLGFDKVVTPKPVFIGDTLRAESEVKELRASKSRPEAGVVTFIHELINQRDEVVCRCERSALLKRKP; translated from the coding sequence ATGGCGGGCAAGTTTTTCGATGAATGGGAAGTAGGCGAGCGGTTGAGCCATGAAATCCGTCGCACCGTGACCGAGACGGACAATCTTCTGTTCTCCACCATGACCCACAATCCGCAACCGCTGCATCTTGATGTGGAAGCTGCCAAGGAAAGCGGTTTTGGTCAGATTCTCGTGAATTCCACCTTCACTTTCTCGCTGCTTGTCGGCCTTTCGGTTGGCGATACAACCTTGGGTACGCTGGTCGCCAATCTTGGGTTCGATAAAGTCGTGACGCCAAAGCCAGTGTTTATTGGCGACACCCTTCGGGCTGAAAGTGAGGTCAAGGAACTGCGCGCCAGCAAATCGCGTCCCGAAGCGGGCGTTGTCACTTTCATCCATGAGCTGATCAATCAGCGCGATGAAGTGGTGTGCCGGTGTGAACGTTCGGCACTGCTTAAACGCAAGCCTTAA
- a CDS encoding TetR/AcrR family transcriptional regulator translates to MNIPISSNPNPSAEKRKAGRPLDEAKRQAIIAAASDRFMRDGFAATSIEQVAADAGVSKVTIYNHFGDKRGLFSASVERECEKMRGHFSLDELPSGTIEERLTVIAQAMFAFLSRPEMIQFERRIAAETEKEPGLGHAFLEAGPWRMKAAFSAWLAHASEKGELLIPDPDLAAEQFASMAKGMGDLERRFGAASPEAENQERIKGAVSVFLAAYGAN, encoded by the coding sequence TTGAATATTCCGATCTCATCGAACCCAAACCCTTCCGCTGAGAAGCGCAAAGCCGGGCGCCCTCTGGACGAGGCCAAACGGCAGGCAATCATTGCAGCGGCTTCTGATCGGTTTATGCGCGATGGGTTCGCCGCGACCTCAATCGAGCAAGTCGCAGCCGATGCCGGCGTCTCCAAGGTCACGATCTACAATCACTTTGGCGATAAACGCGGACTTTTCTCCGCTTCGGTTGAGCGTGAATGCGAAAAGATGCGCGGGCATTTCTCGCTTGATGAACTGCCCAGCGGCACCATTGAAGAGCGCCTCACCGTTATCGCACAGGCAATGTTTGCCTTCCTCTCGCGCCCGGAAATGATTCAGTTCGAACGCAGGATAGCGGCCGAAACAGAGAAGGAGCCGGGGCTGGGGCACGCCTTCCTCGAAGCCGGACCATGGCGGATGAAAGCAGCGTTTAGCGCGTGGCTGGCCCATGCCAGCGAAAAGGGAGAGCTGTTGATTCCCGACCCTGACCTTGCGGCCGAACAATTCGCTTCAATGGCCAAAGGCATGGGTGATCTCGAACGCCGGTTTGGTGCGGCTTCGCCTGAGGCAGAAAATCAGGAGCGTATTAAAGGCGCGGTTAGTGTCTTCCTTGCAGCCTATGGCGCGAATTGA
- a CDS encoding UDP-N-acetylglucosamine transferase subunit ALG14, protein MGQEQAKAAGKAPRKVLAVASGGGHWEQLMLLRETLESHDVVFATTDRKIAQQRGVADAEVLPDCNQNTPFRALLCALAAVRILLKHRPHIVLSTGAAPGYFCLLAGRLVGAKTLWIDSVANGEELSMCGKLSKRTAHACLTQWEHLADGSAVKYRGAVL, encoded by the coding sequence ATGGGACAAGAGCAGGCAAAAGCCGCAGGAAAGGCGCCTCGCAAGGTACTCGCCGTTGCCTCTGGTGGGGGGCATTGGGAGCAGTTGATGCTTCTGAGAGAAACGCTGGAAAGCCATGACGTGGTCTTTGCGACTACCGATCGCAAGATCGCTCAGCAGCGCGGCGTTGCTGATGCCGAGGTCCTGCCGGACTGCAACCAGAATACGCCATTCAGAGCCCTCTTGTGCGCCTTGGCTGCGGTCAGGATTCTCCTCAAACACCGCCCGCATATTGTCCTTTCAACAGGCGCTGCGCCGGGATATTTCTGCCTTTTGGCCGGAAGATTGGTGGGCGCAAAAACACTTTGGATCGACAGCGTCGCCAACGGTGAGGAGCTTTCCATGTGCGGAAAGCTTTCCAAACGCACAGCACACGCGTGCCTGACCCAGTGGGAGCATCTCGCTGACGGCAGCGCGGTGAAGTATCGCGGGGCGGTGCTGTGA
- a CDS encoding complex I NDUFA9 subunit family protein, protein MSKASPLSDQLVTVFGGGGYIGNYVVQALLARGARVRVASRKPEKSWPLKPLANLGQLQFVRCDLMKNEHITAALAGAEYVVNLVGDFDGDLTTLMGEAPGHMARTAAANGAKGFVHVSAIGADENSATEYGKSKALGERLVREGFADAIILRPSIVFGKDDNFLNLFAGMIELLPVLPVFGPDKELQLVYVDDVAEAVVTALEAPETHGGKIFELGGPEKLTMLEIHERIAEAQGRERRFIAVPDGASALFASLPLTPMSRDQWTLLKEGNVVADGANTLADLGIEARPLGLFLDKWMLRFRKFGRFGLANERQKKRASNL, encoded by the coding sequence ATGTCCAAGGCCTCTCCTTTGTCTGATCAATTGGTCACCGTGTTCGGCGGTGGCGGCTATATCGGCAACTATGTTGTCCAAGCTCTGCTGGCGCGCGGTGCGCGTGTTCGCGTGGCGAGCCGCAAGCCGGAGAAAAGCTGGCCATTGAAGCCGCTGGCCAATCTGGGACAGCTGCAATTTGTCCGCTGCGATTTGATGAAGAACGAGCACATCACCGCCGCGCTCGCAGGGGCGGAGTATGTTGTGAACCTGGTGGGCGATTTTGACGGCGATCTCACAACCTTGATGGGCGAGGCGCCGGGACACATGGCGCGCACCGCCGCTGCGAATGGAGCCAAGGGTTTCGTCCATGTGAGCGCAATCGGCGCGGATGAAAACTCGGCGACCGAATATGGAAAAAGCAAGGCGCTGGGCGAACGCCTCGTACGCGAGGGATTTGCGGATGCGATCATCCTTCGACCCTCCATCGTGTTTGGCAAGGACGACAATTTCCTCAATCTCTTCGCCGGGATGATTGAGCTTCTGCCCGTTCTGCCAGTCTTCGGCCCGGATAAAGAACTCCAACTTGTATATGTCGATGACGTGGCTGAAGCTGTGGTGACCGCGCTCGAAGCGCCTGAAACCCACGGTGGCAAGATTTTCGAGCTTGGCGGTCCTGAAAAGCTCACCATGCTTGAAATCCACGAACGCATCGCTGAGGCACAAGGGCGAGAGCGGCGCTTCATTGCAGTGCCCGATGGCGCAAGCGCGCTGTTTGCCAGCCTGCCTCTGACCCCGATGAGCCGCGATCAGTGGACGCTTTTGAAAGAGGGCAATGTGGTCGCAGACGGCGCGAATACCCTTGCCGATCTTGGCATCGAAGCGCGCCCGCTTGGCCTTTTCCTCGACAAATGGATGTTGCGGTTCCGCAAGTTTGGCCGTTTCGGCCTTGCCAACGAACGCCAGAAAAAGCGCGCCTCGAACCTTTGA
- the ftsH gene encoding ATP-dependent zinc metalloprotease FtsH, translated as MNDQNDPNEQPPEGQNPWVKQLMIWGGIFMALLLVVSMFSGGGQPSGNAIPYSDFRDQVAAGAVKDVQIGDDVITGTLKSGESFSTVPVTSDTRITALLEENDVQFTGMAREQQSLLLLILVQALPFILILGIAFFALRQMQKGGGGGAMGFGKSKAKMLTERSGKVTFDDVAGIDEAREELEEVVEFLKDPTRFSKLGGQIPKGALLVGSPGTGKTLLARAIAGEAGVPFFTISGSDFVEMFVGVGASRVRDMFEQAKKSAPCIVFIDEIDAVGRSRGHGLGNSNDEREQTLNQLLVEMDGFEANEGIIIVAATNRPDVLDPALLRPGRFDRQVVVPIPDIDGREKILGVHMKKVPLAPDVNPRTIARGTPGFSGADLANLVNEAALLAARRNKRLVAMQEFEDAKDKVMMGAERRSMVMTEDEKKMTAYHEAGHALVSLNEPASDPIHKATIIPRGRALGMVMRLPERDSYSYHRDKMHANLAVAMGGRVAEDIIFGHDKVSSGASGDIQYATDLARNMVTKWGMSEKLGPLQYEQSQEGYLGMGQTARTMGGAETNKLIDAEIKALVEGGLKRAEEILKSQEDKLHTLAQALLEYETLTGEEINQLMENGKIDRPDEPKGPKVVKPVAGSTVPKAGKRFGGSGGEAPQGA; from the coding sequence ATGAACGACCAGAACGATCCAAACGAGCAGCCACCAGAAGGCCAGAACCCTTGGGTCAAACAGCTGATGATCTGGGGCGGTATTTTTATGGCGCTCCTGCTTGTCGTCTCCATGTTCAGTGGCGGCGGTCAGCCTTCGGGCAATGCCATCCCTTATTCCGATTTTCGTGATCAAGTGGCCGCTGGTGCGGTGAAAGACGTGCAGATTGGCGATGATGTGATCACGGGCACGCTTAAAAGCGGCGAGAGCTTCAGCACTGTTCCCGTGACAAGCGATACGCGCATCACCGCTCTGCTTGAAGAGAATGACGTTCAATTCACCGGTATGGCGCGTGAGCAGCAGAGCCTTCTGCTACTAATCCTCGTGCAAGCGCTGCCGTTCATCCTGATCCTTGGCATCGCCTTCTTCGCTCTTCGCCAAATGCAAAAAGGCGGCGGCGGGGGCGCAATGGGTTTTGGCAAATCGAAAGCCAAAATGCTGACCGAGCGTTCGGGCAAAGTCACCTTCGACGATGTCGCCGGTATCGACGAAGCGCGCGAAGAATTGGAAGAAGTGGTCGAGTTTCTGAAAGATCCGACGCGCTTTTCCAAACTCGGCGGGCAGATCCCGAAAGGCGCTCTGCTGGTGGGTTCACCGGGTACGGGTAAAACGCTCCTCGCCCGCGCGATTGCAGGCGAAGCAGGCGTGCCATTCTTCACTATCTCCGGTTCTGACTTTGTCGAAATGTTCGTGGGCGTTGGCGCAAGCCGTGTGCGCGATATGTTTGAGCAAGCCAAGAAAAGCGCGCCGTGTATCGTCTTTATCGACGAAATCGACGCTGTGGGCCGCTCGCGTGGACACGGTCTTGGCAACTCCAACGATGAGCGCGAGCAAACGCTGAACCAGCTTTTGGTTGAGATGGACGGTTTTGAGGCCAACGAAGGCATCATCATCGTTGCGGCGACCAACCGTCCCGATGTGCTTGACCCTGCGCTGCTGCGTCCGGGCCGCTTTGACCGTCAGGTTGTGGTGCCGATCCCTGATATTGACGGACGCGAGAAAATTCTTGGCGTGCACATGAAGAAGGTGCCACTGGCACCTGATGTAAACCCGCGCACGATTGCGCGCGGCACGCCCGGTTTTTCGGGCGCGGACTTGGCAAACCTTGTCAACGAAGCGGCTCTTTTGGCGGCTCGCCGGAACAAGCGCCTCGTTGCGATGCAGGAATTTGAGGACGCCAAAGATAAGGTCATGATGGGCGCAGAACGCCGCTCCATGGTGATGACCGAGGACGAGAAAAAGATGACCGCTTACCACGAGGCAGGCCACGCGCTTGTTTCGCTGAATGAGCCGGCATCAGACCCCATCCACAAGGCGACAATCATTCCGCGCGGCCGTGCGCTTGGCATGGTCATGCGCCTGCCAGAGCGCGACAGCTATTCTTATCACCGCGATAAAATGCACGCGAACCTCGCGGTTGCGATGGGTGGCCGCGTTGCTGAAGACATCATCTTTGGCCATGACAAAGTATCCTCTGGCGCCTCTGGTGACATCCAGTACGCAACCGACCTTGCCCGCAATATGGTCACCAAATGGGGCATGAGCGAGAAGCTTGGCCCACTGCAATATGAGCAAAGCCAGGAAGGCTATCTTGGCATGGGCCAGACCGCTCGTACGATGGGCGGGGCAGAAACCAACAAGCTCATCGATGCCGAGATCAAGGCTCTTGTCGAAGGCGGGCTTAAGCGCGCTGAAGAAATTCTGAAATCTCAGGAGGACAAGCTTCACACGCTGGCTCAGGCGCTTCTTGAATATGAGACGCTGACGGGCGAGGAAATCAATCAGCTTATGGAAAATGGCAAGATTGACCGTCCCGATGAGCCAAAGGGGCCAAAGGTGGTTAAGCCTGTTGCAGGCTCAACCGTGCCGAAGGCTGGTAAACGCTTTGGCGGTTCAGGCGGTGAGGCACCGCAGGGCGCGTAA
- a CDS encoding ABC transporter ATP-binding protein has translation MSAPVTPAPEYTSAETAIRARGIVRDFQAGQSTIRVLHGIDTDIRSGEMTFVVGESGSGKTTLISIMCGILWPTDGEVKVFGTDIYKLSDTQLVNFRLENIGFIFQQYNLIPSIDAAANAAVPLIAKGMGIDEARAKAKELLEKLNIGDQAEKLPNQLSGGQQQRVAIARALVHEPRLVVCDEPTAALDASSGRRVMDLLREVAVAKDRACIIVTHDNRIFDLADRILVLEDGVVTHDGTEMPEGH, from the coding sequence ATGAGCGCGCCCGTCACCCCTGCCCCCGAATACACTTCGGCCGAAACCGCCATTCGCGCGCGCGGAATTGTGCGCGACTTTCAGGCGGGCCAATCCACCATACGCGTCCTTCACGGCATCGACACGGACATCCGCTCAGGTGAGATGACTTTCGTCGTGGGGGAAAGCGGATCGGGCAAGACCACGTTGATATCGATCATGTGCGGCATTCTTTGGCCAACGGACGGCGAAGTGAAGGTTTTCGGCACTGACATCTATAAGCTGTCAGATACTCAGCTTGTGAACTTCCGGCTTGAGAACATTGGCTTCATCTTCCAGCAGTACAACCTCATCCCCTCAATCGATGCCGCCGCCAATGCAGCCGTGCCGTTGATCGCCAAAGGTATGGGCATCGACGAAGCACGCGCGAAAGCGAAAGAGCTTCTCGAAAAGCTCAATATTGGCGATCAGGCGGAGAAGCTCCCCAACCAACTTTCCGGCGGCCAACAACAACGCGTGGCGATTGCGCGCGCATTGGTGCACGAGCCGCGCTTGGTGGTGTGTGATGAGCCGACCGCTGCGCTTGACGCAAGCTCTGGCCGCCGGGTCATGGATCTGCTGCGCGAAGTGGCGGTGGCCAAGGATCGCGCCTGCATCATCGTCACCCACGACAACCGCATTTTCGACCTCGCTGACCGTATCCTCGTTCTGGAAGATGGTGTCGTCACCCATGACGGCACTGAAATGCCCGAAGGTCACTAA
- a CDS encoding ABC transporter permease, with the protein MLWIAIRMLTGDAQKFYGLLFGIAFSTLLITQQLTIFVNLIERGASGVYNAPEAEIWVMDPVSRTTDVSYAMPSTALDEVRSVPGVEWAVPHLRSAASVRTKEGDLEQVAIIGVDDATLIGLPQNLVEGSKQALQQPDTVIIDDGGLFNMFGPGADVMGERLELNDQRAVIRGVADSIPAFTSTAVLYTKYSRALNFVPGTRNRLSFVLVGVSDGLSADEVAARIEEQTGLKAETRDEFAQAGVNFIIENTGIPTNFGITVILGFVVGVAIVGLTFSLFIRDNIRQFGALKAIGVTNMKIVRMVAVQAGMVGAIGYALGVMGTAIFLWSFSGNPFFKGFYIPWQIPLVSLGAVILILAITGWLALRSVLSTEPASVFR; encoded by the coding sequence ATGCTGTGGATTGCGATCCGAATGCTCACAGGCGATGCGCAAAAGTTCTATGGGCTTTTGTTCGGCATCGCCTTTTCGACCCTGTTGATCACGCAGCAGCTGACCATTTTCGTGAACCTGATCGAACGCGGGGCGAGCGGCGTGTACAATGCGCCTGAGGCGGAAATCTGGGTCATGGACCCGGTCAGCCGCACGACAGACGTCAGCTACGCCATGCCGTCGACCGCATTAGACGAAGTGCGCTCTGTCCCCGGTGTCGAATGGGCAGTACCGCACTTGCGCTCTGCCGCATCGGTCCGCACGAAAGAAGGCGATCTGGAGCAGGTGGCCATCATCGGTGTCGATGATGCGACCCTGATCGGCCTGCCCCAAAATCTGGTCGAAGGGTCAAAGCAAGCCCTCCAGCAGCCCGATACGGTCATCATCGACGATGGTGGCCTGTTCAATATGTTCGGCCCCGGCGCCGATGTCATGGGTGAACGGCTCGAACTCAATGATCAACGCGCCGTCATCCGGGGCGTTGCAGATTCCATCCCCGCCTTCACCAGCACTGCCGTCCTCTACACCAAATATTCGCGCGCTCTGAACTTCGTTCCGGGCACCCGCAATCGGCTTAGCTTCGTGCTCGTCGGGGTCAGCGATGGGCTAAGCGCGGATGAGGTTGCCGCGCGGATTGAGGAACAGACCGGCCTTAAAGCGGAAACGCGCGATGAATTTGCTCAGGCGGGTGTGAATTTCATTATCGAAAACACCGGCATTCCGACCAATTTTGGGATCACCGTTATCCTTGGCTTTGTTGTCGGCGTTGCGATTGTCGGCCTTACCTTCAGCCTCTTCATTCGCGACAACATCCGCCAGTTTGGCGCGCTTAAAGCGATTGGGGTCACCAATATGAAGATCGTACGAATGGTCGCAGTGCAGGCCGGAATGGTGGGGGCAATTGGTTATGCGCTGGGCGTGATGGGCACCGCGATCTTTCTTTGGAGCTTTAGCGGCAATCCGTTTTTCAAAGGCTTTTATATTCCATGGCAAATCCCACTGGTCAGCTTGGGAGCGGTGATTTTGATCCTTGCGATCACGGGATGGCTCGCGCTGCGCAGCGTGCTGTCCACCGAACCTGCATCGGTGTTTAGATGA
- a CDS encoding CaiB/BaiF CoA-transferase family protein, giving the protein MTSAKGPLAGLKVMEFAGIGPGPHVGMLLADLGAEVVRIDRPGSATMNPVVERARHRVMVDLKSEEGLQFCREAASKADVLIEGLRPGVMERLGLGPDELMEANPRLVYARMTGWGQDGPLAKAAGHDINYIAITGALDAVGKKGELPIPPQNLIGDFGGGSLYCAFGIMAALYERERSGKGQVVDAAIVDGVTSLMSFFFGQQHGMIRTNERGTGMLGGAAHFYQCYECADGKEISLGSIEPQFYAELIQRTGATEVAEGQMNPANWVEYGEKLTALFKTKTQAEWNEILEGTDVCYAPVVPLDDAPGHPHMKERGVYVEHEGKVHPAPAPRFSRTPGEVRSSDDNGEAVVKNWLSEG; this is encoded by the coding sequence ATGACTAGCGCAAAAGGGCCGCTTGCCGGCCTTAAAGTTATGGAATTTGCCGGGATTGGCCCGGGCCCGCACGTGGGAATGCTGCTCGCGGACCTTGGTGCTGAGGTCGTGCGCATTGACCGTCCCGGCAGCGCCACGATGAACCCGGTTGTGGAACGCGCGCGGCACCGAGTGATGGTCGACCTCAAAAGCGAAGAGGGCCTGCAATTCTGCCGCGAGGCAGCGAGCAAGGCCGATGTCCTGATCGAAGGGCTTCGTCCCGGTGTGATGGAGCGTTTGGGCCTTGGCCCGGATGAGCTGATGGAAGCAAACCCGCGACTTGTTTATGCGCGTATGACCGGCTGGGGTCAGGACGGCCCGCTTGCCAAGGCCGCCGGCCACGACATCAATTATATCGCGATCACGGGCGCATTGGATGCCGTCGGCAAGAAAGGCGAGCTGCCGATCCCCCCTCAAAACCTGATCGGTGATTTCGGCGGTGGTTCATTGTATTGCGCCTTTGGCATTATGGCCGCGCTTTATGAGCGTGAGCGGTCAGGCAAGGGCCAGGTCGTTGATGCTGCAATTGTCGATGGCGTGACCAGCCTGATGAGCTTCTTCTTTGGCCAACAACACGGCATGATCCGCACCAATGAACGTGGGACCGGAATGCTCGGCGGGGCTGCGCATTTCTATCAGTGCTATGAATGTGCGGATGGTAAGGAAATCTCGCTCGGCTCTATTGAACCACAGTTTTACGCTGAGCTTATCCAGCGAACTGGCGCAACTGAGGTGGCCGAAGGGCAGATGAATCCTGCCAATTGGGTCGAATACGGAGAGAAATTGACCGCGCTGTTCAAAACCAAGACACAAGCCGAGTGGAATGAAATCCTCGAAGGAACCGACGTGTGCTATGCTCCGGTGGTGCCGCTTGATGATGCGCCTGGCCACCCGCACATGAAAGAGCGCGGCGTCTACGTCGAACACGAAGGGAAAGTGCACCCCGCACCCGCCCCGCGTTTCAGCCGAACTCCCGGCGAAGTTCGGTCAAGCGATGACAATGGCGAGGCCGTTGTCAAAAACTGGCTGTCAGAAGGGTAG
- a CDS encoding glycosyltransferase encodes MILVTVGMQLGFDRLIEAMDRLAPSLGQEVIAQVGRGEYTPQNMEARISIAPAEFEQLVARCQLIVAHAGIGTVLTAQRFDKPIVLVPRQFEYSEHRNDHQIATARHLEGRPGVLIAMEEGELEAKIAQGLAINVADAPVSATAAQLHQAIGSFIETGKL; translated from the coding sequence GTGATTCTCGTAACCGTCGGGATGCAGCTGGGCTTTGACCGCTTGATCGAGGCGATGGACCGTTTGGCGCCCTCGCTTGGTCAAGAGGTGATCGCTCAGGTGGGACGAGGCGAATACACGCCGCAAAACATGGAAGCCCGCATAAGCATTGCGCCCGCTGAATTTGAGCAATTGGTTGCGCGTTGCCAATTAATCGTCGCTCACGCCGGGATCGGTACGGTCCTTACCGCTCAACGTTTTGACAAGCCGATTGTGCTCGTCCCACGGCAGTTTGAATATTCGGAGCATCGCAACGACCACCAGATCGCCACCGCGCGCCACCTGGAAGGGCGTCCCGGCGTGCTGATTGCAATGGAGGAAGGCGAGTTGGAAGCCAAGATTGCACAGGGCCTCGCGATAAATGTCGCCGATGCGCCTGTCTCTGCAACGGCGGCCCAGCTGCACCAGGCTATCGGCAGCTTCATCGAAACGGGCAAGCTTTAG